A genomic region of Alnus glutinosa chromosome 11, dhAlnGlut1.1, whole genome shotgun sequence contains the following coding sequences:
- the LOC133881190 gene encoding uncharacterized protein LOC133881190, translated as MIAQLEQRCNILTTAIQRNDKGKASLVENLLQKTTSPVTEDVANILLPEKFKILEIPFYTGLEDPAEHLDNFRAHMDLHRTPKMVACRAFPLTLMGNARDWFRKLPPNSIRHFKDLERIFLTQFMAGRVRRKPSGSLMSLHQGPEESLRNFFMRFNQARLEAKTATDDFIYGALFQGIRKDGALMADIARKPPQNLDGFMNKAEKYINQEETLRALLGSEQTHPSTFEKKKKKKDPRKEERKHVPEEEEARPKRDWESLRGHNWTPVNAPIMDVLLEIKQDPMY; from the coding sequence ATGATCGCCCAGTTAGAACAGAGGTGCAACATTCTAACCACAGCTATCCAACGAAACGACAAGGGAAAAGCTTCCCTAGTCGAAAATCTTTTACAAAAAACTACCTCTCCAGTCACCGAGGATGTGGCCAACATTCTACTTcccgagaagttcaaaatcctGGAGATTCCGTTCTATACAGGCCTTGAAGATCCCGCGGAGCATCTGGATAATTTCCGTGCCCACATGGACCTACACCGAACACCCAAGATGGTGGCCTGCCGAGCCTTCCCACTTACACTCATGGGCAATGCTCGCGATTGGTTTAGGAAACTTCCACCAAACTCCATCCGTCACTTCAAAGACCTCGAAAGGATATTTCTAACGCAGTTCATGGCCGGGAGGGTCAGAAGGAAGCCGTCTGGATCCTTGATGTCATTGCACCAGGGACCCGAGGAGTCTCTCAGAAACTTTTTCATGAGATTCAACCAGGCGAGGCTCGAAGCTAAAACAGCAACCGACGACTTCATATACGGAGCCCTCTTCCAGGGAATTCGAAAAGATGGTGCTCTTATGGCTGATATAGCCCGAAAGCCTCCACAGAATCTAGACGGCTTCATGAATAAAGCCGAGAAGTACATCAACCAAGAGGAGACGCTCCGAGCCTTGCTAGGATCCGAGCAAACTCACCCATCCACCttcgaaaagaaaaagaagaaaaaggatccTCGGAAAGAAGAACGTAAGCACGTTCCAGAAGAAGAGGAGGCCAGGCCAAAGCGAGATTGGGAGTCGCTCAGAGGTCACAACTGGACCCCCGTCAATGCTCCCATCATGGATGTTCTCCTGGAGATAAAGCAAGACCCTATGTACTGA